Genomic DNA from Shouchella patagoniensis:
ATTATTGGTTCTTTGCTCTTTTTAGCATTTGGACTCCTGTCTCTCGTTGTTAATGGCGAAGACAATCTTGTCACGATACTTGCATTTGCCTCGTCGATGGTTATTGGTGGGCACTCCCTTTTTAAAGTTGGGTTTATGAATTTAATGCGACTCCAGTTCGATATGCGAACATTAATGACTGTGGCTGTTATAGGCGCTACGATCATAGGCGAGTGGACAGAAGGAGCAATTGTTGTACTCTTGTTTGCTATCAGTGAAGAACTGGAGCGGTTTTCGATGGACCGGGCAAGGCAGTCAATTCGCTCACTGATGGATATCGCGCCAAGCGAAGCACTTATTAAACGGAACGGCCAAGAAATGACGGTTGCGGTAGAAGACATTAGAATCGAAGATGTTATGATTGTGAAACCGGGACAGAAATTGGCAATGGACGGTGTTGTCGTCGGGGGCAATTCATCCATCAATCAAGCGGCTATTACAGGTGAATCAATTCCTGTGGAAAAGCAAGTAAATGATCATGTGTATGCCGGGACATTAAATGAAGAAGGTTTCTTAGAAGTTCGAGTAACCAAACATGTAGAAGACACGATGATTTCCAAAGTCATCCAATTGGTTGAAGATGCTCAAGCAGAAAAAGCTCCTTCCCAAGCGTTTGTAGATCGTTTTGCCAAATACTACACGCCAGCCATTATTGGTGTCGCTTTCCTTGTCGCTATCTTGCCACCCCTTTTGGCTGGAGCTTCGTGGGACACATGGATTTATCAAGGACTTGCTGTACTTGTTGTTGGGTGCCCGTGTGCCCTTGTTATCTCAACGCCAGTTGCCATTGTAACTGCAATTGGTAATGCAGCGAAAAATGGTGTGTTGGTTAAAGGCGGAGTTTATTTAGAGGAAGCTGGAAGATTAAGAGCGATTGCTTTTGATAAAACAGGAACACTTACAAAAGGAGTTCCCGTTGTGACGGATTTTACAACGATTGGTCAGGTGAACGAAGAAGAACTTCTTACAGTTATCGCAGCTCTTGAATCTCGGTCTCAACACCCTCTTGCGTCTGCTGTTATTAAAAAAGCAGAACAAGCAAAGGTTTCTTTCAAAAACGTAGAAATGAAAAACTTCTCCTCGATTACAGGAAAGGGAATTAAAGGCGAGTTTGAAGACACGATTTATTACATCGGAAACAAGAATCTATTTGATGAGGTATTAGCAACGAGTGTACCTAGTGAGCTACATGCAAAAGTGGAAACTTTGCAACAACAGGGTAAGACGGCTTTACTCGTAGGTACAAGTAAGGGTATTAAAGCGGTTATAGCTGTCGCAGATGAAGTAAGAGACTCAAGTAAAGAAGTCATTGAGCGTCTACACGGTCTCGGAATAAAGGAAACAATTATGCTTACTGGTGATAATCACGGAACTGCTCAAGCGATTGGCAATCAAATTGGCGTGACTCATGTCCAATCAGAATTAATGCCAGAGGATAAACTCAATTACATTAAATCGTTTACGAGAAAACACGGAAGAGTAGCGATGGTAGGCGATGGAGTTAATGATGCACCTGCTTTAGCTGCCTCAACCGTCGGAATTGCGATGGGTGGAGCTGGGACAGATACCGCACTTGAAACTGCTGATGTAGCATTAATGGGAGATGATTTACGAAAACTACCATATACGATTAAACTTAGCCGCCGTGCGTTAACGATTATTAAGCAAAATATTAGTTTTTCATTAGGAATAAAACTACTGGCATTGTTGTTAGTTCTCCCAGGTTGGTTAACGCTCTGGATTGCTATTCTTGCCGATGTGGGTGCTACATTGCTCGTTACGGCAAATGGAATACGTTTGCTACGTGTAAAAGAGGATGATTAGAAGGAAAGGCGTTAGACTCGGGCTAACGCTTTTTTTGACTATATAAAATGGGGGTTGGCGATGACTTACGATGTGGTTGTAATTGGTGGAGGACAAGCAGGGCTTTCAGTCGGTTATTATTTAAAACAACAAGGTAAGTCGTTTCTTATCCTTGACGAAAAAGGGGACGTTGGTGATTCGTGGAAGAAACGTTATGATTCGCTTGTTCTTTTTACGCCAAGAAACGGCTTTTTAGATCAAAAGAAAAAACCTATATTTACAAGAGTTGTGACAAATGAAGACTTGATTGAAACGATTTGCTTAAAATGAGTTCACAGCCTTGCTCGTCGCTCATGATGTGCGTGAAGCTGTAAAACTTGCCGACCGAATTATTTTAATTGAAGATGGTGAGATTACGCTTGATCTAGAAAATAAGGTCAGCAGCCCCCGTGATGTTACGGATGAGCGCATGGTAGAGTTGGAAAAACAAGTCGTATCAAGAATATTTGAGGAATAGGAGCACCACGGTACATTAAAATAAGAAAATCATCTTTCTATTTAAAACGGAGAGGTGGTTTTCGGATGTAAAGGAGTTTCTAGATGGTTGTCGAACGTATTTGTATTAGAGAAACATGTAAGGAGTTAATACTATGAAGAAAACAATCTTATGGAAAAATGAAGAAAGAGTTGGATATGAACATTTTTTGATGGAGGAAAATAAAGGTATAGGTACGATTATTTACGTTGATGACGAAAAAGGTCATGTGGTGAACTATGAGCTGAAGATGGAGCCCAACTGGTTGACACGTCAGCTTTTTGTGCAAGTCGACCATGGAAAAACACTAACCCTTGTTAGCGATGGTAATGGGGAATGGCTCAATAAAGACGGACAACCACTAGACGATTTGAAAGGGGCGATCGATGTGGACGTAGAATCTACTCCGTTTTCCAACACGCTGCCAATTAACCGCAAGATTTGGAAGGTTGGAGAGAAGAAAACATTCGATATGGTGCATGTCACTATCCCGGAATTGAACGTATCGAAAGTAAAACAGATCTATACATATGAGAGGGAAGAAGAGGGACTGCGGTATTTCGAATACGAATGTAGAGGTTATAAAAACGTAATATGCGTCGATGAGGACGGATTTGTTGTTCATTATCCAAATGTGTTTAGTAGATGGATGCCCGAAATAAGGGAGAAGACGAACTAGTTTCTACATGTGATGTGAAAGCAGTCTCTATGTTAGTCCTCTTATTCTATTTTGAAACTTCGACTAATTTTAATTGATTTCCATCTAAATCTACCATGGAGAAAACCAATCTCCCTTCACTACTCAAATGCAATTTACCAAGTGTTTTCCAATAGTCGATACAACCTTTATCTTTAAAAAACAAATCGATGTTCTCTAGATAAAAGACACATTTTGTTCTATATTCTCTGTCTGCCTTCTTTAAATATAAGAAGGCTTCTTTGTTTTGTATAAGTGCATAATCTTCTATTTCTTCCTGCAAGTGAAAGCCGAGTCTGGCTTCATAAAATGTAATACTGGATAACAGATTTTTTACAGGAAGGATGGGAATTGATTTTAACATTACTCTTACCCCAATTCTTTAAAATCATTCTTTCAATTCATTTACAGATGTATACTTCTTTTTAATTTATCCTTATAAACTATACAAAACCTGTACATTATTCAGATTATTTGTGCAGAAATTGTTCAGAACCACTTTTTACGCTTACTAATAAATAAAGCCTCGTAAAGGTTGAGAATGAACTGTACCCTTTTTAATAGACAGTTAAAAAAACCTTTATGCAGCTAGTAAATGACCTCGGTATTGTTCCGGGGTCATTCTTTTTAATCCCCATTGATAACGATCAGAATTATAATAGTCAATAAAGTCTTCGACTTTGCTTTTCAGTTCAAACAACGTCCTGCACGCTTTAGCTTGTACGTGATCTTTGAAAAGTCCGAAGAAGGATTCCATTGATGCATTATCTAGGCAGTTCCCTCTGCGAGACATGGATTGTGTCAATCCAAGTTTTTTTACCCGTTTTTGGTACACAGGATGTGTGTAATGAAAGCCTTGATCCGAATGAAGGAGTGCACCAGGGAGAAGATTTCCGTCCGAAACGTCTTTTAACCGCTGGAGAGTCTTATAGACAATGCTCATTCCTAAGGATGTAGATAAATAATGCGCAACTATTTCTCGTGTTGTTCCGTCTTTGACACATGAGAAATAGACCTTTGTTCNNNNNNNNNNNNNNNNNNNNNNNNNNNNNNNNNNNNNNNNNNNNNNNNNNNNNNNNNNNNNNNNNNNNNNNNNNNNNNNNNNNNNNNNNNNNNNNNNNNNNNNNNNNNNNNNNNNNNNNNNNNNNNNNNNNNNNNNNNNNNNNNNNNNNNNNNNNNNNNNNNNNNNNNNNNNNNNNNNNNNNNNNNNNNNNNNNNNNNNNNNNNNNNNNNNNNNNNNNNNNNNNNNNNNNNNNNNNNNNNNNNNNNNNNNNNNNNNNNNNNNNNNNNNNNNNNNNNNNNNNNNNNNNNNNNNNNNNNNNNNNNNNNNNNNNNNNNNNNNNNNNNNNNNNNNNNNNNNNNNNNNNNNNNNNNNNNNNNNNNNNNNNNNNNNNNNNNNNNNNNNNNNNNNNNNNNNNNNNNNNNNNNNNNNNNNNNNNNNNNNNNNNNNNNNNNNNNNNNNNNNNNNNNNNNNNNNNNNNNNNNNNNNNNNNNNNNNNNNNNNNNNNNNNNNNNAAAAAAGAACACAAAAAACCCGAAAGATGGACTTTTTTAAAGTGTCCATTTTTCGGGTTACAGTTCAGAATTAGGAGTTGCGTTTTTATATGAAAGCACTACTTATGTCAAAACACTGCTTACTCGCTGAATTGTTTCAATTCCGTTTAAGTCAAGATGATTTTTTTGACTTACATATGGTTGAATCAGTTGAAGCTGTAAACCGCTATTTACAAGAGCATGATCCAAAGCTTGTGTTTATCTTTGGAGAGGAAGCGGAGTCACTTGAATGGATGAAACATGTACGCAATGTCTATAAAGACGTTGCATTAATCGTCTTAGCAAATGACCCGTCCTATGAGTACACAATGATGTGTATAAAGTGCGCGGTTAATGGACTTCTATTGACCGAAACAACATATGATCATTTGATATCCTCTGTTGAGAAGGTATTAACTGGTGACTTCGTATACGATAAACAATTACTCAAAGACGAGCTGGGGCATTTTGCTACAATACGTTTTTCGAGAATGGAAAAAAAAGTGATTTATTATTTAACGAATGAGTACAGCAACAAAAAGATTGCACAGAAGATGAATTTAAATGAGGGGACCGTACGCAATTACATAAGCAGCATATATAGTAAGATTGGAATTCACAATCGAAAGGACGCGATTCCTTTATTGGTTAAATGGATGGAGTCAAAAATGGTTAAAAGTACGTAACTTACACTATTTGGTATATAATCTTAACAGTTGTATAGTTTTTGTATAGGAAAGACCTATAACGTTAGTTTATGTTTATCGTTTAACAGCTATCCTGTTGTGAATCTCATATTAAAAAAAGGGGTGAGTACGTTGGACTTTGAAGTAGATCGTGTTACTTCACTTACATTTAGAGAAGAAAGAGCACTAACTTCGTTAGAGGTTATTGCCAAATTAGAGGCAATAAGTGCCCTAATGGTCAATGCGGATGGGTACTATTCAATTAAAGTAGAAATTACTGAAGAAACAGTTGGCTAAAACGTTTATCTAAACTTACAATCAATTAACGGATTATAGGAGGGCACTCCTTCATGAAAGTCATTTTAATAGACAATGAACCTTTAGAACTTTCATATTTAGAGAAGCAGCTTATGGAGGTTGGGAAATTTACTGTGCTCGAAACCTATTATTCTGTGTCAAAGGCTGTCAAGGCAATTGATCGTGATCCGCCTGATTTGATTTTCCTTGATGTTGAAATTGGCGGTAGAAATGGGCTCGATTTAACAGAACAGGTCCAATTGAAGCATCCCCATATTAAAATCGTGTTTGTGACAGCATTTAAAGAACATGCTGTAAAAGCATTTGAATTAAACGCTGTAGACTATATCATGAAGCCTGTTACACTCGATAGACTACGTAAAACCATTAATCGAGTCATGAAAGTAAAAAAACAGGCACCATCAACTAAGCAATCGTTAATAAAGTGCATGCCTTCGTTTGAGTTAATTAGTGATGGAGTACCATTAAATGTTCAGTGGCGTACAACCAAAGCAAAAGAATTATTCCTGTTTTTGTTGCATTATCAAGGTTCTTTAGTAAAGAAAGATTTAATCATTGAAGTATTGTGGCCAGACTTTGAAATTAAGAAAGCATACACACAATTATATTCTACTATATACCTAGTACGAAAAACACTGATGGTTTTTCCTTCACTTATAATAAAAAGTGTAGAAGACCACTATCAATTATTGCTTGGCGAAGTTAAAGTTGACACGATCGAGTGGGAAAAAACGGTTAAACATTTGCCTTATCTTACCTCAAAAACGTTGAAAGACTTCCAGTTTGTACTAGATGGATATAAAGGGGATTATTTAAGTAGGGAAGGGTATCTGTGGGCGGAAAATGAAAGAGAACGACTCAAGAATTTTTGGTACATGACAGCTACAAAAGTAGGGCGTTTTCTTTTTTCTATTAAAAATTACGAAGATTCCATTACTTTATTCTTACGTATTCAGACAATGTACCCGTATATTGAAGAAAGTTATTTTACGCTTATGAAGTTATATGATCAATTAAAAGATTCATATAACGTTGAATATCAGTATCGGCTCCTTAAAAATATGCTACAAGAGGAAGTTCAAGTCTATCCTTCTCATGTAGTCACAGAATGGTACAAGCAAAGAAAAAAGAAACGAGCGATAAATAATGGAAGCGTCTCCAGATGATTAAAAAGGAATCCCATATACTTGTTTGAGATAGATAGTTACTAAGTTCGGAGTAATTCACACTATACACGTTCAAGAACGAGCAATTAAAAACGTCGTGAAAATAGAAATACGCTCCAAATGACTTTTGGAGCGTTCTTTTTAATTGTAAGTAGAAGCCTCTTTTACCCATAAAGACCAGCAAACAAATAGACTTCTGTATAGGATTCCACATGTGCGACTTTCTTTTAAACCAAATGAATCGAATAACGTACAAGATACTTGTTTAACTCGATTAGCAAATCATCTTTTGAAGGAAAATGATATACAAAGGCTCCCTTGCTAATGTTTGCTTAAGCCGTTATCGGCAATCAATTCAACTGTTGCTTTAAAGATTAAATCATTTTTATCAAAAACTCTATCCTATTTACATCTTCCTTTCTTATTAATCCCAACTGGTCTGTATTTGTTTTAAATGAGTGATCAATGGCGTCAAATGGAAAAAGGAGAAGGGGGGAGAGCAACCTCAGGTTCTGTTTCAACAGATCCCAAGGTCTTAATTTCTAAGGAATTATAACTTCAAATGGTTCAAATGAGACACTGGCATTTACGTTATCCGTATCATCTTCTGTTACATCATCCTCTGTAATTGCATTTAATACCGGCGTTATATGCAACGATTTAACCGATGCGTCTAATGCATTAAATCGAGCCTCTCCTGATAAAATCCAATTTCCATCTTCAATAGCACTACTCGTTTTTCCGGAGGAAGGCGAAATAAATTTGCCGTCTTGATCTCGTAGCTTAAAATCAAAGGATTGATTGATTTCCTCTTGGTTTACAACCGTATAGGTAAGGTTTGTTGCGGACTTGCTTAAAGTCAAAGCGTGTACCTCGAGTTCAATTCCACTAACCTCCTGATCGTAGTTCACTGCTAATTCTGTATAATCTAGTTGCTTAATTGGTGTAGAGAAAAAGAAGGAATCACCATTGTCTAGATCCCAAACGATACCAAGATCGAATGCTTCTGGTATTTCTTCATCCTGTCGAACCTCGAATTCGTAACGAACGATATGCTTGTTTGGATCACCAGTTGAAGAACTTCCGCCCCCGCTAACTTCAGTAAATTCTTTCTCGTTAATTACTAGAGACAGAGTCCGCATTTGATAATCTTCTTCTTTAAGCGTTTGTTCAGATTCAATGGTAAACAATAATGAGAAATGAGTTTGATCATAAAGTGCTTCATTTAACGTAATTGAAACATCTCCAATTGTTTGTGGCTGAAGGAGAGGAGTTGTTAACCCGTTCTCACTTGCTTTTTTAAGGCGCTCATCTTGAGAGACGGTAAAGACAGATCCTAGAACTGGAATCCGTGAGAGCTCATGAGTCATTGTTGGTGAGAGGTAAGCTGTTCCGAGCAGTAGACCAATTGCTGCGGCTAATACACTTAACCCATATACGATAGGCTTATGAATGTGAGCTCTTGCCTTCTTTTGTTTGCCATTTGTGATTCCTTTAATAATGGCTTGCTTAACCTCTCTTTTTAATTCCTCACCTGATAAGCGTTTCTTCATGAATCTGTTTGCTCCTTTCAATATGCGTTTTCATCCGCTTTCTCGCACGACGCAAATACGATTTAATCGTCGATTCGTTTTTCTTCATAACAAGCGCCACTTCTTTTATTGATAAGTTGTGGTAATAATGGAGTATGATTGCAGATTGGTATTTGCCGTCTAAGTTTTCAATTGCTGCAGTAAGCGTTCTATGTTCCGTATGGTAATTTTCTTGGGAATGGTTTAGTTTTCGTGTAATATCATTTCCTTCATAGGGGATCGTTTTGTTCTTTTTCTTCAATAACTTGTAGCATTCCCGTATCAAAATCTTTGTGATCCATGTCATGACGTATGCTGGTTGTTTTAGTTTGTAGATCGAAAGAAACGTCTTGCAGCATGCTTCTTGAATGGCATCTAAAGCATCTTCATGATTATAAGTGTATTTGAGAGCGGTGCAATAAAGCTTATCGTACTGGGATGTAAGCAAAGCCTCTAAGGCTTTTGAATCTCCACTGCTCGCTTGCCGAGCGAGTGTCTCTAATTCAGTCATTGTTGTTCCTCCCTCTTACTACTTAGAGCAAATAAAGTGTACGAAAGGTTGCAGGTTTGTTTTTTGTTTTATTCTATTGAAAATCAGAATATAAGAGTTCTCTTCATAATTCATGTTACTAGAGTCATCTACTCGGTTTCGCATACAATAAAGAGTGAAAATTCAAACTTTTTTAGGGGGTGTTTATGCATCATACTCATGAGTATTCGGTTTCGGTGAAGGCCCATGCAAAGCCTGCGGTTGAAATGGCTGTCCATTGTATGGGCTAGGAATTCCTCCTCATTTGCTTTGGTGCTATTTCCTATCATGCGGTTTTGCTGCCTTATTTGGAAAAAGATAAAATAAGGAGCTGGGCAGAATGGCTTATAAGAGTGCTTCCATCGTATTACCAAAAAAATTAATAAAAGAAATTCAAAAAGATGTCCAAGGTGAAACAATCTATATACCTAAGAAAGAAACAGCTTATTATCAGTGGGGTGAACGTTCGGGAACAAAAGCATTTATTCATAAACGTAACGCTGCGATGAAACAAGCTTTTTCTGAAGAGATCTCAATCGAACAATTGGCAGCCCGACATCACTTGGCGGTCGAAACGATAAAAAAGATTGTTTCCGTCAAAAAATGTTAAAGCGCTCTTCAGCGGAGCTTTTGGTTATGTCAAAAATGATTCTCATTTGTTTGTGGTCTATCGTGGGCTTTTCTTTTTCGTTAACTTAATAGAGAAGAGAAAGGAGAACGTTTATGTTAGTAGGACATACCGTTTATTTACGACCACTTAAAGAAGAGGATCCCCCTAGCATTTTTTCTGGTTTGCAAGATGAAGAAGCATTACATGACCGCAACTCGTAAGATCCTTACGAAAGAAGAAGTGATTGCAGCGGTACGTCGATTTGAGCAGGACACGACCCGTCATGATTTCGCCATTTGTTTAGTGGAAAGTGGTGTGATAATTGGAGATTTGGCCATTACAGAAATCGATTTAGACAATAACAAAGCCATGTGTCGAATTGCTATGCATCACAAAAAAATACTATGGCAACGGATACGGGACTGAGGCAACACTGCTTGCTCAACAAATCGTTTTTGAGCAGCTTCAATTAAATCGCTTAGAATTGCAAGTGTATTCCCTAATCCTAGAGCAATCGCAGCTTATAAGAAAGCTGGTTTTCGTCAAGAAGGTGTATTGAGGCAAACGTTGTATATGAATAATGTCTATTCGGATGAGATCATAATGAGTGTGTTGTATGAAGACTATATGAAAAAGCAGTAGGCGTTTTCTATGTCTACTGCATTTATTCATGAAAGCGTTATTCATTGCTTATGAATGCCCAATTTACTAGACTAATAAGAAGAAACAAAGAGATTATATAAATAAAGCACAAGAAAGGGGAAACGATGAGAAAACTTTTTAAAAATGCAACGATCCTTACACTTGATAAGAAACTAGGGAGCTATGAAAAATCCGATTTGCTTGTAAACGGCTCTAAGATTGAGGCGATCGGTCACGATTTAAATACAGACAATTGCGAAGTAATCGATGCAACAAATCGAATCATTATGCCTGGATTTGTTGATTCTCATAGACATACGTGGGAATCACTTATTCGAAATATTGGAACCGACTGGTCATTGCAGACGTATTTGGGGGAAATCTATTATGGCAACTACGGATCACTTAGGCGACCACAAGATGACTACATCGGAAACTTGCTAGGAGCGCTTGAAGCTCTGGATGCAGGGGTGACTACCTTGCTGGACTGGTCGATGATTATTTCACCTGACCATACACATGAAATGATTAGAGGTCTTGAAGACGCAGGGATTCGAGCGGTCTTTGCTCACGGTTGTCCTGGAGATGCGGAGTATTGGAACAACAACAGCACACTTGATAATGCAGAAGATGTACGGAAAGCAAAAGTGCGTTATTTTTCATCGGAAGACCAATTATTGACAATGGGTTTGGCGATTCGAGGACCGGAATTTAGCGCATGGGAAACGAGTGTGAAAGAAATTGAGCTAGCAAGAGAACTGAACGCGGTTTGCAGCATGCACTTAGGGTTTGGAATATGGGGGCATCCTTCTCAATCAATTACACGACTAAATGAAGCAAACTTACTAGGTCGAAATGTAAACTTTGCTCATGCAAATGCCGTTCGTCCAGAAGAGATTAAGTTACTCGCTGAAAAGGGTGGTAGCATCTCCGTCACACCAGAAATTGAAATGATGATGGGTCACGGCTATCCCGCAACAGGATTAGCCCGGGAAAATGGATTAAATGTTGCTCTAGGTGTCGATGTAGTGACATCAACTGGTGGAGACATGTTTACCCAAATGAAATTTGCGCTGCAAGCAGAGCGTGCACGAGTGAACCAGCAGTTGTTAGACGGAGGGGTAATGCCTGGTCCAGAGTTGCATATCGCTGCTGAAAGCATGCTAGAAGCCGCAACGATTGAAGGCGCAAAAGCATTAATGCTTGAGGATAAAATAGGATCTTTGACACCTGGTAAAGAAGCGGACTTTATTATGGTGCGTACCGATGATATTAATCTCTTTCCTGTCAATGATCCCATTGGGGTTGTGACCCAGTGTGCACACACAGGCAATGTTGATTCCGTGTACGTTGGCGGAAATGCGGTGAAACAAAACGGCAAGTTGCTTCATCATGATTTGCAGCAGCTGCGTAAATTAGCTGAAGAATCACGGAATCATTTGGTGAAAGAAAAGCAGAAGCAGTTTGCGTAAGCACATGCAAAAGAGCGTCTAAATAGACGCTCTTTATTGTATATTAACGAGTAACGATTGCTAAAATATGCTCAATATCTTGAGAGCTAAGAGATTCGTTTAACGTTGTATCGAGCGTGGAGCGGATCGAAGAAAGAAGCGTTTCACCAGATGCAGAAAGCTTAATGAATGTGCCGCGTTTGTCATCTTCGCAAATCGACCGCGTCACAATTTGTTCGCCCCTGTAGTCTTCCATACGAGAAACAAGCCTGGAGAGGGCGCTTTGACTAAGTCCTACTTTGGGGTGGAGTTCAGATAACCGCAGCTTATTTTGATCTGCTTGAGACAAAAAGTATAGCAAATAAAATTCATTTATATTTAATTGATATTGCTGTTGAAGTACGGAGTCTAACGCATTTGATAGCCGAGCGTAAAACTTAGCGTAATGGACCCATGAATCAATGAGATGATTAGGTTTCTCCAAAAAAATCCCCTGCCTTAAATAGCTTTATGACTATCTATAAGAATACTATATAATGGAAAAGGGTGCAATTTAGCGTAAACGATAAGTAGATTTGGCAAAGCATGTTGATTGACATCAATCCCCTATCTATATATAGTTGCATGTGCATACATTTTAAATCCATGGCGTATTTCCTTTTCTACTTCTTGTTTTAAGAAGAGAGGGAATCGGAAATACCAACTAGTGTCATATGCAATAGAGTAGAGTATTTGTATTTATTTTATATGCATGCGCATGCAAATCGAAGGAGGCAATTATGAAGAACACCTATAAACCACTGTTTGAACCTTTTACGTTTGCGTCTGGTGTGACGGTTGATAATCGAATAGTGATGGCGCCAATGACAACACAGTCATCGTTTGAAAATGGCATGGTCACGACAGATGAACATAATTATTACAAGCGCAGAGTAGAAGG
This window encodes:
- a CDS encoding MarR family winged helix-turn-helix transcriptional regulator, producing the protein MEKPNHLIDSWVHYAKFYARLSNALDSVLQQQYQLNINEFYLLYFLSQADQNKLRLSELHPKVGLSQSALSRLVSRMEDYRGEQIVTRSICEDDKRGTFIKLSASGETLLSSIRSTLDTTLNESLSSQDIEHILAIVTR